Proteins co-encoded in one Nothobranchius furzeri strain GRZ-AD chromosome 4, NfurGRZ-RIMD1, whole genome shotgun sequence genomic window:
- the nthl1 gene encoding endonuclease III-like protein 1 isoform X1, whose product MSHHDPEANFSSRSMFPSVRCGARSLRSLVRILIMSSPYFTQSRSVITRSSSQSAGVTPAASVRSKLFSRQPKTAPPVAVTLEVEEASVSELEPVSVASSAGCDKLKTKPSSERRRKQVKVEYENHGHLPFKMEFWEPLNWKKQFELIREMRSGRDAPVDEMGAEKCYDTEALPRVRRFQVLVSLMLSSQTKDQVTGAAMQKLRAHGCTVENLLATSDEKLGELIYPVGFWRNKVKYLKQTSAVLQRDFGGDIPNSVEGLVRLPGVGPKMAHLAMDIAWNQVSGIGVDTHVHRISNRLGWFRRPTKNPEETRKALEEWLPRELWSEINWLLVGFGQQVCLPVSPLCSSCLNQNICPSAHQSSPVKRPKAGSPRSPKSLPFKTKTEPGQELALNDETIKQEPRPETVSYMRPRRKNKCPL is encoded by the exons ATGAGTCACCACGATCCTGAAGCGAACTTCAGCTCCAGGTCGATGTTTCCTAGCGTCCGCTGTGGCGCGAGGAGTCTCCGTTCACTGGTCCGGATTTTGATCATGAGCTCTCCGTATTTCACACAGAGTAGGTCTGTTATCACCCGAAGTAGCAGTCAAAGCGCAGGGGTCACACCTGCGGCCTCTGTTAGGTCCAAACTATTCAGCAGACAGCCGAAAACGGCTCCTCCTGTGGCGGTGACGCTGGAGGTGGAGGAGGCGAGTGTATCCGAGCTGGAACCCGTCTCGGTCGCTTCTTCGGCGG gttgtGACAAACTCAAAACAAAGCCTTCCTCTGAACGTAGGAGGAAACAAGTTAAGGTGGAATACGAGAACCACGGTCATTTACCTTTTAAGATGGAGTTCTGGGAACCTCTGAACTGGAAGAAGCAGTTTGAATTAATCCGTGAGATGAGAAGCGGTCGTGATGCACCTGTAGATGAGATGGGAGCAGAAAAGTGCTACGACACAGAGGCGCTTCCACGT GTGAGACGTTTTCAGGTGTTGGTGTCCCTCATGTTGTCCAGTCAGACTAAAGACCAGGTGACAGGAGCTGCTATGCAGAAGCTTCGTGCTCACGGCTGCACTGTGGAGAATCTACTGGCCACTTCTGATGAGAAGCTGGGAGAACTCATCTATCCTGTTGGTTTCTGGAGG AACAAGGTGAAATATCTGAAGCAGACCTCAGCTGTGCTGCAGAGGGACTTTGGAGGAGATATCCCAAATAGTGTGGAGGGACTGGTCCGGCTGCCAGGAGTTGGACCTAAAATGGCTCACCTTGCAATGGACATCGCCTGGAACCAAGTGTCTGGAATCG GTGTGGACACCCACGTCCATCGTATCTCTAACCGGCTGGGCTGGTTCAGAAGACCAACCAAGAATCCAGAAGAAACACGCAAGGCCCTGGAGGAGTGGTTACCTCG GGAGCTGTGGAGCGAGATCAACTGGCTTCTGGTGGGATTCGGGCAACAGGTTTGTCTTCCTGTCAGCCCCCTGTGCTCCAGTTGTCTGAACCAGAACATCTGTCCTTCAGCTCATCAGAGTTCTCCGGTCAAAAGGCCCAAAGCTGGATCACCGCGCTCTCCCAAGAGTCTCCCTTTTAAAACTAAAACTGAACCTGGACAAGAACTGGCTTTGAATGATGAGACCATAAAGCAGGAGCCACGGCCAGAAACGGTTTCCTACATGAGACCAAGGAGGAAAAACAAATGCCCACTGTAG
- the nthl1 gene encoding endonuclease III-like protein 1 isoform X2, whose product MRWEQKSATTQRRFHVWVRRFQVLVSLMLSSQTKDQVTGAAMQKLRAHGCTVENLLATSDEKLGELIYPVGFWRNKVKYLKQTSAVLQRDFGGDIPNSVEGLVRLPGVGPKMAHLAMDIAWNQVSGIGVDTHVHRISNRLGWFRRPTKNPEETRKALEEWLPRELWSEINWLLVGFGQQVCLPVSPLCSSCLNQNICPSAHQSSPVKRPKAGSPRSPKSLPFKTKTEPGQELALNDETIKQEPRPETVSYMRPRRKNKCPL is encoded by the exons ATGAGATGGGAGCAGAAAAGTGCTACGACACAGAGGCGCTTCCACGTGTGG GTGAGACGTTTTCAGGTGTTGGTGTCCCTCATGTTGTCCAGTCAGACTAAAGACCAGGTGACAGGAGCTGCTATGCAGAAGCTTCGTGCTCACGGCTGCACTGTGGAGAATCTACTGGCCACTTCTGATGAGAAGCTGGGAGAACTCATCTATCCTGTTGGTTTCTGGAGG AACAAGGTGAAATATCTGAAGCAGACCTCAGCTGTGCTGCAGAGGGACTTTGGAGGAGATATCCCAAATAGTGTGGAGGGACTGGTCCGGCTGCCAGGAGTTGGACCTAAAATGGCTCACCTTGCAATGGACATCGCCTGGAACCAAGTGTCTGGAATCG GTGTGGACACCCACGTCCATCGTATCTCTAACCGGCTGGGCTGGTTCAGAAGACCAACCAAGAATCCAGAAGAAACACGCAAGGCCCTGGAGGAGTGGTTACCTCG GGAGCTGTGGAGCGAGATCAACTGGCTTCTGGTGGGATTCGGGCAACAGGTTTGTCTTCCTGTCAGCCCCCTGTGCTCCAGTTGTCTGAACCAGAACATCTGTCCTTCAGCTCATCAGAGTTCTCCGGTCAAAAGGCCCAAAGCTGGATCACCGCGCTCTCCCAAGAGTCTCCCTTTTAAAACTAAAACTGAACCTGGACAAGAACTGGCTTTGAATGATGAGACCATAAAGCAGGAGCCACGGCCAGAAACGGTTTCCTACATGAGACCAAGGAGGAAAAACAAATGCCCACTGTAG